In one window of Helianthus annuus cultivar XRQ/B chromosome 17, HanXRQr2.0-SUNRISE, whole genome shotgun sequence DNA:
- the LOC110923631 gene encoding uncharacterized protein LOC110923631, which produces MEPVLNSLDAKKQACDIEKSKDDGDNSVEIISYGAMFSPYKSKLQRQFSEEDRKYENQKKRSKRLSEWKWVEVINLDDSTDDEKEDELDDTADSSTNEKNGSKK; this is translated from the exons ATGGAGCCAGTTCTGAATTCACTTGATGCGAAAAAACAAGCATGCGATATTGAAAAATCTAAG gatgatggtgataatagtgttgaaattatttcttatggtgcaatgttcAGTCCATACAAGTCTAAGCTTCAACGTCAATTTAGTGAAGAG gatcggaagtatgagaatcaaaagaaaagatctaagagactctctgaatggaaatgggtCGAGGTTATAAATTTAGATGATTCTACGGACGATGAGAAAGAAGATGAATTAGATGATACTGCTGATTCGAGCACAAACGAGAAAAACGGATCAAAAAAGTAG